A genomic region of Aureimonas populi contains the following coding sequences:
- a CDS encoding CsbD family protein — MDADRKTKGSLKEAIGKITGDKAVEAEGAAQKAGIPAGAGKAGRPAGDVSKR, encoded by the coding sequence ATGGACGCGGACCGGAAGACCAAGGGCTCCCTGAAGGAGGCCATCGGCAAGATCACCGGCGACAAGGCCGTGGAGGCCGAGGGCGCCGCGCAGAAGGCGGGCATCCCGGCCGGGGCCGGGAAGGCCGGAAGGCCGGCGGGCGATGTCTCGAAGCGATAA
- a CDS encoding DUF2382 domain-containing protein has translation MSRSDKGDPAAAPGAPEEAMALAAESLVVSRQERVSGRVRVRSLTETVEETVRETLSGERVVVERVPVDRVVPDLPQTRIEDGVTIVPILEEVLVVEKRLLLKEELHIRREATREDVEIPVSLRKQRAVVERLPTEDSDLTPKE, from the coding sequence ATGTCTCGAAGCGATAAGGGCGACCCCGCCGCCGCGCCCGGTGCGCCGGAGGAAGCGATGGCGCTCGCGGCCGAGAGCCTCGTCGTCTCCCGCCAGGAGCGGGTCAGCGGCCGGGTCCGCGTTCGCAGCCTGACCGAGACCGTCGAGGAAACCGTGCGCGAGACGCTGTCGGGCGAGCGCGTGGTGGTGGAACGCGTCCCTGTCGACCGGGTCGTCCCGGACCTGCCCCAAACCCGCATCGAGGACGGCGTGACCATCGTCCCGATCCTGGAGGAAGTCCTCGTCGTCGAGAAGCGGCTTCTCCTCAAGGAGGAGCTGCACATCCGCCGCGAGGCGACGCGCGAGGACGTCGAAATCCCCGTGTCCCTTCGCAAGCAACGGGCGGTCGTCGAACGCCTCCCCACCGAAGACAGCGATCTCACCCCAAAGGAATGA
- a CDS encoding YsnF/AvaK domain-containing protein, with protein sequence MSMTTSSTSSSQYVTAFFDSREEADAAVERIVDEGIARGDIRIVEGAGASAGVAPERDRGFFEALGDFFMPDEDRHSYAEGLRRGGYLVSLPTTAANRDRVIDILDDEGTVNMEEREESWRSEGWSGTASGGVSGYDAGLATTGATSGAATGTAAYAASGEVQDHDGTIEVVEENLRVGKRDVSHGRVRVRSYVVEEAVNQNIDLHSERVDVQRRAVDRPAAGVDAFRDRTIELEETAEEAVISKEARVVEEIDLNRTVEDRTETVSDTVRRTEVEIEDERAGASRLAGETTSARAETEEERLAALRRR encoded by the coding sequence ATGTCGATGACCACCTCATCCACCAGCAGCAGCCAGTATGTCACCGCATTCTTCGATAGCCGCGAGGAGGCCGATGCGGCCGTCGAGCGCATCGTTGACGAAGGGATCGCCAGAGGCGACATCCGCATTGTCGAGGGCGCGGGCGCCTCTGCCGGCGTGGCGCCGGAGCGCGACAGGGGCTTCTTCGAAGCGCTCGGCGACTTCTTCATGCCCGACGAGGATCGCCATTCCTACGCCGAGGGCCTTCGCCGGGGCGGCTATCTCGTCTCCCTGCCGACCACGGCGGCGAACCGCGACCGTGTCATCGACATTCTCGACGACGAGGGCACTGTGAACATGGAGGAGCGCGAGGAGAGCTGGCGTTCCGAGGGCTGGTCCGGCACCGCTTCCGGCGGCGTATCCGGCTATGACGCGGGGCTGGCGACGACCGGGGCGACAAGCGGCGCGGCCACCGGCACCGCCGCCTATGCCGCCTCCGGCGAGGTTCAGGATCATGACGGCACGATCGAGGTCGTCGAGGAGAACCTGCGCGTCGGCAAGCGCGACGTCAGCCACGGCCGGGTGCGCGTGCGCTCCTATGTGGTGGAAGAGGCGGTGAACCAGAACATCGACCTGCACAGCGAGCGCGTGGACGTCCAGCGCCGTGCCGTGGACCGGCCGGCCGCCGGCGTCGATGCCTTCCGCGATCGCACCATCGAGCTGGAGGAAACGGCCGAGGAGGCTGTGATCTCCAAGGAGGCCCGCGTGGTGGAGGAGATCGACCTCAACCGCACCGTCGAGGACCGCACCGAGACCGTCTCGGACACGGTGCGGCGCACCGAGGTGGAGATCGAGGACGAGCGCGCGGGCGCCAGCCGCCTGGCGGGCGAGACGACCTCCGCCCGCGCCGAGACCGAGGAGGAGCGCCTGGCCGCTCTTCGCCGCCGCTAG
- a CDS encoding PhnA-like protein yields MSDISRTASPADTVRTTGAGATLVHAAPSASDDAHTIMINKVSWGAIFAGVAVALIVQVLLTMLGMGIGIATLDPGTVDNPAASTFSIAAGIWYVVSGLVAAFIGGYIAARMSGKTVATTGALHGLTTWAVTTLIVLYLLTSSVGALIGGVFSGVASAVGGLGSTIAETAAPALANADPLQALENQVAATGTDPDALQANAVNAIRALVTGDEAGADEARQQAAQALANARGIPVDQAQQQVAHIEQQYRQTMADARQSATQAADTAASAISTGAILAFVALVLGAVAGWLGGRSGVVHPVYADRVVPTRRRAA; encoded by the coding sequence ATGAGCGACATTTCCCGAACCGCATCCCCCGCCGACACAGTCCGAACGACGGGCGCGGGTGCCACCCTCGTCCATGCGGCCCCGTCCGCGTCGGACGACGCCCACACCATCATGATCAACAAGGTCTCCTGGGGTGCCATCTTCGCCGGCGTCGCGGTGGCGCTGATCGTCCAGGTGCTTCTCACCATGCTCGGCATGGGCATCGGCATCGCCACGCTGGACCCGGGCACGGTGGACAATCCCGCCGCCTCGACCTTCTCCATCGCGGCCGGCATCTGGTATGTCGTGTCCGGCCTCGTCGCGGCCTTCATCGGCGGCTACATCGCCGCCCGCATGTCCGGCAAGACGGTGGCCACGACCGGCGCCCTGCATGGCCTGACCACCTGGGCCGTCACCACCCTCATCGTGCTGTACCTTCTCACCTCCTCGGTCGGCGCCCTGATCGGCGGCGTCTTCTCCGGCGTCGCCAGCGCGGTCGGCGGGCTGGGTTCCACCATCGCGGAGACGGCGGCGCCCGCGCTCGCCAATGCCGACCCCTTGCAGGCGCTCGAGAACCAGGTGGCGGCGACCGGCACCGATCCCGATGCGTTGCAGGCCAATGCGGTGAATGCGATCCGGGCGCTCGTGACGGGTGACGAAGCCGGAGCGGACGAGGCTCGCCAGCAGGCCGCGCAGGCGCTGGCCAACGCACGCGGCATCCCCGTCGACCAGGCGCAGCAGCAGGTCGCGCACATCGAGCAGCAGTACCGTCAGACCATGGCCGATGCCCGGCAGAGCGCGACGCAGGCGGCCGATACGGCGGCCTCGGCGATCTCCACCGGCGCCATCCTCGCCTTCGTCGCCCTGGTTCTGGGCGCCGTGGCCGGCTGGCTGGGCGGGCGCTCCGGCGTGGTCCATCCGGTCTACGCCGACCGCGTGGTGCCCACGCGCCGCCGCGCGGCCTGA
- the pseC gene encoding UDP-4-amino-4,6-dideoxy-N-acetyl-beta-L-altrosamine transaminase, with protein sequence MRRLRLPKREEHPVSFVPYGRQSISDADIEAVVGVLRSDFLTQGPVVERFEAGIAAAVEAPHCVAVNSATAALHIACLALGVGPGDIVWTSPVSFVASSNCALYCGATVDFVDIDPATLNLSVRKLEEKLIEAQAAGRLPKAVIPVHLCGLPCDMAAIGALARRYGFKVIEDASHAIGARDNGRPVGDCAHSDITVFSFHPVKIITTGEGGCAVTRDPELARRLALVRSHGITRDEALMAEPSHGPWYYEQVELGYNYRMTEMQAALGLSQLQRLDAFVADRHRLADRYDAQLADLPLDLPRRVAESYSGLHLYVVQLRLGEIGATHREVFEALRARGLGVNLHYIPIYLQPYYRALGFRPGHCPAAEAYYARAISIPLFHGMSEAQQDQVVAALRHVVR encoded by the coding sequence ATGCGGCGGTTGCGATTGCCGAAACGAGAGGAGCATCCAGTGTCGTTTGTGCCCTATGGCCGCCAGTCGATCAGCGACGCGGATATCGAAGCCGTGGTCGGCGTTCTGCGGTCCGATTTCCTCACGCAGGGGCCGGTGGTCGAGCGTTTCGAGGCCGGGATCGCGGCGGCGGTCGAGGCTCCCCACTGCGTCGCGGTGAACTCGGCGACCGCCGCCCTGCACATCGCGTGCCTGGCGCTGGGCGTGGGGCCGGGCGACATCGTGTGGACCTCCCCGGTGTCGTTCGTCGCCTCGTCCAACTGCGCGCTCTACTGCGGCGCCACGGTGGATTTCGTCGATATCGACCCGGCCACCCTGAATCTCAGCGTGCGGAAGCTGGAAGAGAAGCTCATCGAGGCGCAGGCGGCCGGCCGCCTGCCCAAGGCGGTGATCCCCGTGCATCTGTGCGGCCTGCCCTGCGACATGGCGGCCATCGGAGCGCTGGCACGCCGCTACGGCTTCAAGGTGATCGAGGATGCCAGCCACGCCATCGGCGCGCGCGACAACGGGCGGCCGGTGGGCGACTGCGCCCATTCCGACATCACCGTCTTCTCGTTCCATCCGGTCAAGATCATCACCACGGGGGAGGGCGGCTGCGCGGTGACGCGCGACCCGGAGCTGGCCCGGCGCCTGGCGCTCGTCCGCTCCCACGGCATCACGCGCGACGAGGCGCTGATGGCCGAGCCCTCGCATGGGCCCTGGTATTACGAGCAGGTGGAGCTGGGCTACAATTACCGCATGACGGAGATGCAGGCCGCTCTCGGCCTTTCGCAACTCCAGAGGCTGGACGCGTTCGTGGCCGACCGCCACCGCCTGGCGGACCGCTACGACGCGCAGCTCGCCGACCTGCCGCTGGACCTGCCGCGCCGCGTGGCCGAAAGCTATTCCGGCCTGCATCTCTACGTGGTCCAGCTTCGGCTGGGCGAGATCGGCGCCACGCACCGCGAGGTGTTCGAGGCGCTGCGCGCGCGCGGGCTGGGCGTGAACCTGCATTACATCCCGATCTATCTCCAGCCCTATTACAGGGCGCTCGGCTTCCGGCCCGGCCATTGCCCGGCGGCCGAGGCCTATTATGCCCGCGCCATCTCCATCCCCCTGTTCCATGGGATGAGCGAGGCGCAGCAGGACCAGGTGGTCGCCGCGCTCCGGCACGTCGTCCGGTGA
- the pseF gene encoding pseudaminic acid cytidylyltransferase encodes MRLGLIPARGGSKRIPRKNILPFHGKPMIVRSIEAALACGRIDTVIVSTDDEEIAALARSAGAQVPFMRAAELSGDHATTLAVIADALEKTEAQGARVEALCCLYATAPFTTAADLEAAHGLLEESGASYVFAAAEFPYPIQRALRLVGGRAAMFHPEHAATRSQDLEPAFHDAGQFYWCRPEAVRAGRPMLGPDAVPYLMDRARVQDIDTPEDWAFAEKLFALGAGGAPS; translated from the coding sequence GTGAGGCTCGGACTGATCCCGGCCCGGGGCGGCTCCAAACGCATCCCGCGCAAGAACATCCTTCCCTTCCACGGCAAGCCGATGATCGTGCGCTCCATCGAGGCGGCGCTCGCCTGCGGGCGGATCGACACCGTGATCGTCTCGACCGACGACGAGGAGATCGCCGCGCTCGCCCGCTCCGCGGGCGCGCAGGTGCCCTTCATGCGCGCGGCCGAGCTTTCCGGCGACCATGCCACGACACTGGCGGTGATCGCCGACGCGCTGGAGAAGACGGAGGCGCAGGGCGCGCGGGTGGAGGCGTTGTGCTGCCTCTACGCCACCGCGCCCTTCACCACGGCGGCCGATCTGGAAGCCGCGCATGGTCTTCTGGAGGAGAGCGGCGCGTCCTACGTCTTCGCGGCCGCCGAATTCCCCTATCCGATCCAGCGGGCGCTGCGCCTGGTGGGCGGGCGCGCGGCCATGTTCCACCCCGAGCATGCGGCCACCCGCTCGCAGGATCTGGAGCCGGCCTTCCACGATGCGGGCCAGTTCTACTGGTGCCGGCCGGAGGCGGTGCGCGCGGGGCGGCCCATGCTGGGCCCGGACGCTGTTCCCTATCTCATGGACCGCGCCCGCGTGCAGGATATCGACACGCCGGAGGACTGGGCCTTCGCCGAGAAGCTGTTCGCGCTCGGGGCCGGGGGAGCGCCCTCTTGA
- the pseG gene encoding UDP-2,4-diacetamido-2,4,6-trideoxy-beta-L-altropyranose hydrolase, translating into MSGALPGVPLVAFRADGSVRIGTGHVMRCLTLADALAQRGIACLFVARTIGEGLAERVERSGHRLLRLAGDGPAADGAPYGEWLGTSEAHDVRATAEALAGTSPLAIVVDHYALGEAWERELQAAFGAPLLALDDLSRPHAAHVLVDPTFGKDDASYDGLLPEGARRLVGASYALLRPDFARLRAGSLARRDLAFSQGEPARDVLVSMGGADEQDATGWVLEGLEPLARARGLRLHALVGAAYPHGERLHSRAARLGGLLEIHHDVWDMAEFLSRMDLAVGAAGGSAWERCCLGLPTVNLVLADNQRTIALMLSQAGAAKDGGAFEPAADPAAWAARHVEPLLAAGALGPVSERARLVADGHGVQRVLSALLADGVRALPFALRKARMEDAALLYEWQCDPRTRRYAVNPAVPAWEEHEAFMARKLADAASSFYVATAGGIACGVVRLDRSGAEAPPLAAGMAWREVSILTAPEFYGCGVASRALTSLKAAHGGEAIVARVLPGNEASRRLFAGAGFATYAPDLLVWSDSRRPDAGNGSK; encoded by the coding sequence TTGAGCGGGGCCCTGCCGGGCGTGCCGCTGGTGGCGTTTCGCGCGGACGGGTCGGTGCGGATCGGCACCGGCCACGTGATGCGTTGCCTGACGCTGGCCGATGCGCTGGCGCAGCGCGGCATCGCCTGCCTGTTCGTGGCCCGGACCATCGGGGAAGGCCTGGCCGAGCGCGTCGAGCGCTCCGGCCACCGGCTGCTGCGTCTGGCCGGGGACGGCCCGGCGGCGGATGGCGCCCCCTATGGCGAGTGGCTGGGCACGAGCGAGGCGCACGACGTGCGCGCGACGGCCGAGGCCCTGGCGGGAACGTCCCCCCTGGCCATCGTGGTGGATCACTACGCGCTGGGCGAGGCCTGGGAGCGCGAGCTTCAGGCGGCGTTCGGCGCGCCGCTTCTGGCGCTCGACGACCTGTCCCGGCCCCATGCGGCGCACGTGCTGGTGGACCCCACCTTCGGCAAGGACGATGCGTCCTATGACGGGCTCCTGCCGGAGGGCGCCCGGCGTCTGGTCGGCGCGTCCTATGCGCTGCTGCGGCCCGATTTCGCCCGCCTGCGCGCAGGGTCCCTTGCGCGGCGCGACCTTGCCTTTTCGCAAGGCGAGCCGGCACGGGACGTGCTCGTTTCGATGGGCGGGGCGGATGAGCAGGACGCGACCGGCTGGGTGCTGGAGGGGCTGGAGCCCCTTGCCCGCGCGCGGGGACTGCGCCTCCACGCCCTTGTCGGCGCGGCCTATCCGCATGGGGAGAGGCTTCATTCGCGCGCGGCAAGGCTCGGCGGGCTTCTGGAGATCCACCACGACGTGTGGGACATGGCCGAATTCCTGTCGCGCATGGACCTGGCCGTCGGCGCCGCCGGCGGCTCGGCCTGGGAGCGCTGCTGCCTCGGCCTGCCGACCGTGAACCTCGTTCTGGCGGACAACCAGCGCACCATCGCCCTCATGCTCTCGCAGGCCGGCGCCGCGAAGGATGGCGGCGCCTTCGAGCCGGCCGCGGACCCGGCCGCCTGGGCCGCGAGGCATGTGGAGCCGCTGCTGGCGGCCGGCGCGCTTGGCCCCGTGAGCGAGCGGGCGCGCCTCGTCGCCGACGGGCATGGCGTGCAGCGCGTCTTGTCCGCGCTTCTGGCGGATGGCGTCCGCGCGCTTCCCTTCGCCCTGCGCAAGGCGCGGATGGAGGACGCGGCGCTGCTCTACGAGTGGCAGTGCGACCCGCGCACGCGGCGCTATGCGGTGAACCCGGCCGTTCCGGCCTGGGAGGAGCACGAGGCCTTCATGGCGCGCAAGCTGGCCGACGCGGCTTCCTCCTTCTACGTGGCCACGGCCGGCGGCATCGCCTGCGGCGTGGTGCGGCTGGACAGGTCGGGCGCCGAGGCGCCGCCGCTGGCGGCGGGCATGGCGTGGCGGGAGGTCTCGATTCTCACCGCGCCCGAGTTTTATGGTTGCGGTGTGGCGTCCCGCGCGCTTACGAGCCTGAAGGCGGCGCATGGCGGCGAGGCGATCGTCGCGCGCGTGCTGCCGGGCAACGAGGCATCGCGGCGGCTGTTCGCCGGCGCCGGCTTTGCCACCTATGCGCCCGACCTCCTGGTGTGGAGCGATTCGCGGCGGCCAGATGCAGGAAACGGAAGCAAATGA
- the pseI gene encoding pseudaminic acid synthase, with product MTVSSFQVADRIIGPDAEPFVIAEMSGNHNGSKERALEIVREAARCGVDCLKFQTYTADTMTLDSSGEDFVIADGKSLWDRRRLHDLYAEAHTPWEWHAELFAEAAKFGVLAFSTPFDDTAVDFLDGLGVPMFKIASFEMTHLPLIARVARTGKPMIMSTGMASVEEIEEALATARGAGARDIVLLKCTSQYPADASDANLLTIPDMQARFGVQVGLSDHTLGTGVAVAAVVRGATVVEKHFTLDRKDGGVDSAFSLEPWEMRLLKEETVRAWRSGGQVRYGGTENEANSRRFRQSVYPSRDIAPGEVFSRENLKICRPGLSLAPRHFEALLGKPARRAIGFGERLTEADL from the coding sequence ATGACGGTGTCGTCCTTTCAGGTGGCGGATCGGATCATCGGGCCGGACGCCGAGCCCTTCGTGATCGCGGAGATGTCGGGCAACCATAACGGCTCGAAGGAGCGCGCGCTCGAGATCGTGCGCGAGGCGGCGCGCTGCGGCGTGGATTGCCTGAAGTTCCAGACCTACACCGCCGATACGATGACGCTCGATTCCAGCGGCGAGGACTTCGTGATCGCCGACGGGAAGAGCCTGTGGGACAGGCGCCGGCTGCACGATCTCTACGCCGAGGCGCACACGCCCTGGGAGTGGCACGCCGAGCTTTTCGCCGAGGCCGCCAAGTTCGGCGTCCTCGCCTTCTCCACGCCCTTCGACGATACGGCGGTGGACTTCCTCGACGGGCTCGGCGTGCCGATGTTCAAGATCGCCTCCTTCGAGATGACGCACCTGCCGCTCATCGCCCGCGTGGCGCGCACGGGCAAGCCGATGATCATGTCCACCGGCATGGCGAGCGTGGAGGAGATCGAGGAGGCGCTGGCCACCGCCAGGGGCGCGGGCGCGCGCGACATCGTGCTGCTCAAATGCACCAGCCAGTACCCGGCCGACGCCTCCGACGCCAACCTCCTGACCATCCCGGACATGCAGGCGCGCTTCGGCGTGCAGGTGGGCCTGTCGGACCATACTCTGGGCACGGGCGTGGCCGTGGCGGCCGTGGTGCGCGGCGCCACGGTGGTCGAGAAGCACTTCACGCTCGACCGCAAGGATGGCGGGGTCGATTCGGCCTTCTCGCTGGAGCCGTGGGAGATGCGCCTCCTGAAGGAGGAGACCGTGCGCGCCTGGCGTTCGGGCGGGCAGGTGCGCTACGGCGGCACCGAGAACGAGGCCAATTCGCGCCGCTTCCGCCAGTCCGTCTACCCCTCGCGCGACATCGCGCCGGGGGAGGTCTTCAGCCGTGAGAACCTGAAGATCTGCCGGCCCGGCCTCAGCCTCGCCCCCCGCCATTTCGAGGCGCTGCTGGGCAAGCCCGCCCGCCGCGCCATCGGCTTCGGAGAGAGGCTCACCGAAGCCGACCTGTAG
- a CDS encoding DUF2793 domain-containing protein → MSQTTHHLSLPYLMPAQAQKHVTHNEALRLLDQMLHISVPTRAGRAEPPAAPAEGERHLVAEGATGAFAGQDGRIASFVDGAWTFLEPAAGWTLHAGDEATLHVHDGQGFRPVAGTAGQEVAQWGVGAAPDAVNRLSVASPASLFSHAGGDHRMVVNKAAPADTASLVFQTGFSGRAEFGLAGEDAFSVKVSPDGAAWREALRADPATGALTAPQGIDFGGPSRLAHYEEGVFTPSLRGGTVAGNPTYVQAEGRFVRIGSLITVWARLIWSARGGIEGALTIHGLPYACRPGLVHRAPIGVAWYNRLTMGSAVTMLGGFVEPGAGHIRLWGATNPGTGINRLLAEDAIGESGEIYFHAAYLTAA, encoded by the coding sequence TTGAGCCAGACCACACACCATCTCTCCCTGCCCTACCTCATGCCCGCGCAGGCCCAGAAGCACGTGACGCACAACGAGGCGCTGCGGCTTCTCGACCAGATGCTGCACATCAGCGTCCCCACGCGCGCCGGCCGGGCCGAACCGCCCGCCGCGCCGGCCGAGGGCGAGCGCCATCTCGTGGCGGAGGGCGCGACGGGGGCCTTTGCGGGGCAGGACGGGCGGATCGCCTCCTTCGTGGACGGCGCCTGGACCTTCCTGGAGCCGGCCGCCGGCTGGACGTTGCATGCCGGGGACGAGGCCACCCTCCACGTCCATGACGGGCAGGGCTTCCGGCCCGTCGCGGGCACGGCGGGGCAGGAGGTGGCGCAATGGGGCGTGGGCGCGGCGCCCGACGCGGTGAACCGCCTGAGCGTCGCCTCCCCCGCCAGCCTGTTCAGCCATGCGGGCGGCGACCACCGTATGGTGGTGAACAAGGCGGCGCCGGCCGATACGGCCAGCCTCGTCTTCCAGACGGGCTTTTCGGGCCGCGCCGAATTCGGCCTTGCGGGCGAAGACGCCTTCTCGGTGAAGGTGAGCCCCGACGGCGCGGCCTGGCGCGAGGCGCTGCGGGCCGACCCGGCCACGGGCGCCCTCACCGCGCCGCAGGGCATCGACTTCGGCGGCCCCTCCCGCCTCGCCCATTACGAGGAAGGCGTGTTCACCCCCTCCCTGCGCGGCGGCACCGTGGCGGGGAACCCGACCTATGTACAGGCCGAAGGCCGATTCGTTCGAATCGGCAGCTTGATAACGGTGTGGGCACGGCTGATCTGGAGCGCGCGTGGCGGTATTGAGGGCGCACTCACGATCCACGGCCTTCCCTATGCCTGCCGTCCGGGCCTCGTCCATCGAGCGCCGATTGGCGTGGCGTGGTACAATCGCCTCACCATGGGCAGCGCCGTGACGATGCTGGGTGGATTCGTGGAACCGGGAGCCGGCCACATCCGGCTTTGGGGCGCGACCAATCCCGGCACCGGAATCAACCGACTGCTGGCAGAGGACGCTATAGGCGAGAGCGGCGAGATTTACTTCCACGCCGCCTATCTCACCGCTGCATAG
- the pseB gene encoding UDP-N-acetylglucosamine 4,6-dehydratase (inverting) — MLNGKAVLITGGTGSFGKKYTETILSRYNPTRIVIYSRDELKQYEMAQTHNSPQMRYFIGDVRDQERLRQAMQGIDYVIHAAALKHVPVAEYNPMECIKTNIDGAQNVIAAAIAADVKKVIALSTDKAANPINLYGATKLASDKLFVAANNMTGGHGPVFSVVRYGNVVGSRGSVVPFFKKLVQEGRVPLPVTHEGMTRFWITLQDGVDFVLKNFERMYGGEIFVPKIPSVRILDLVEAYSGTREAEFVGIRPGEKLHEIMCPADDSHLTLEFDDHFVLRPTIQFHHQDLDYSVNALGERGRPVEMGFEYHSGNNSDFLDVERILEIDKRA; from the coding sequence ATGCTCAACGGGAAAGCGGTCCTGATCACGGGTGGAACCGGGTCATTCGGCAAGAAGTATACCGAGACGATCCTCTCCCGGTACAACCCCACGCGTATCGTGATCTACTCGCGCGACGAGTTGAAGCAGTACGAGATGGCGCAGACGCACAACAGCCCGCAGATGCGCTACTTCATCGGCGATGTCCGCGACCAGGAGCGGCTGCGCCAGGCGATGCAGGGGATCGACTACGTCATCCACGCCGCCGCGCTGAAGCACGTGCCGGTGGCCGAATACAACCCGATGGAATGCATCAAGACCAATATCGACGGTGCGCAGAACGTCATCGCGGCCGCCATCGCGGCGGATGTGAAGAAGGTGATCGCCCTCTCCACCGACAAGGCGGCCAACCCCATCAACCTCTACGGCGCCACCAAGCTGGCCTCCGACAAGCTCTTCGTGGCGGCCAACAACATGACCGGCGGCCACGGCCCCGTCTTCTCCGTGGTGCGCTACGGCAATGTCGTGGGCTCGCGCGGCTCGGTGGTGCCCTTCTTCAAGAAGCTCGTCCAGGAAGGGCGCGTGCCGCTGCCCGTCACCCACGAGGGCATGACGCGCTTCTGGATCACGCTCCAGGACGGCGTCGATTTCGTGCTGAAGAACTTCGAGCGCATGTATGGCGGCGAGATCTTCGTGCCGAAGATCCCCTCCGTGCGCATCCTGGATCTGGTGGAGGCCTATAGCGGCACGCGCGAGGCCGAGTTCGTGGGCATCCGCCCCGGCGAGAAGCTGCACGAGATCATGTGCCCGGCCGACGACAGCCATCTGACGCTGGAGTTCGACGACCATTTCGTGCTGCGCCCCACCATCCAGTTCCATCATCAGGACCTCGACTACTCCGTGAACGCCCTGGGCGAGCGCGGCCGGCCGGTGGAGATGGGATTTGAGTACCATAGCGGCAACAATTCCGATTTTCTCGACGTCGAGCGCATTCTCGAGATCGACAAGCGCGCCTGA
- a CDS encoding ABC transporter permease produces MLAPVTAPARGPLALFGEQLRISSRVVTAVVLRETKTRFGKSRLGYLLAIIEPLAFVGIFIGLRALIGRHVPFGESLVLFFLTGLLVFRIFLAISGRVASGISGNKALLAYPPVKVNDILFARLLLEMLTMYVVFALCFGALAFVSDRAVIVHPVVMAEALAAVTFLSFGLGVLNAVLSVLLPMWTMVFSLLRIPLLLASAVFYLPSSLPHWVQEILWWNPLLHCVEWMRSGTYLVYDPLLDKWYPLLVGLVMLVAGFALERLYRYRLLAA; encoded by the coding sequence ATGCTCGCTCCGGTAACCGCACCGGCGCGGGGTCCCCTCGCGCTGTTCGGCGAACAACTGCGCATCTCCTCGCGCGTGGTGACGGCGGTGGTGCTGCGCGAGACCAAGACGCGCTTCGGCAAGAGCCGCCTCGGCTATCTCCTCGCCATCATCGAGCCGCTGGCCTTCGTGGGGATCTTCATCGGCCTTCGCGCCCTGATCGGGCGCCACGTCCCCTTCGGGGAAAGCCTGGTGCTGTTCTTCCTGACCGGCCTTCTCGTCTTCCGCATCTTCCTCGCCATCTCGGGGCGGGTCGCCAGCGGCATCAGCGGCAACAAGGCGCTGCTCGCCTATCCGCCGGTGAAGGTCAACGACATCCTCTTCGCGCGCCTCCTGTTGGAGATGCTGACGATGTATGTCGTCTTCGCGCTGTGCTTCGGGGCCCTGGCCTTCGTCAGCGACCGGGCGGTCATCGTCCATCCGGTCGTCATGGCGGAAGCGCTGGCGGCGGTCACGTTCCTGTCCTTCGGGCTCGGCGTCCTGAACGCGGTGCTCTCCGTGCTCCTCCCGATGTGGACCATGGTGTTCAGCCTCCTGCGCATTCCCCTGCTGCTCGCCTCGGCCGTCTTCTACCTGCCCAGCTCGCTGCCGCACTGGGTGCAGGAAATCCTGTGGTGGAATCCGCTCCTGCACTGCGTGGAGTGGATGCGCAGCGGGACCTATCTGGTCTACGACCCGCTTCTGGACAAATGGTACCCGCTCCTGGTCGGGCTCGTCATGCTCGTGGCGGGCTTTGCGCTGGAGCGCCTCTACCGCTATCGCCTCCTGGCCGCCTGA